CCAGAAATTATTCATTTTTAACCTCATAATTGAAATTAATATCGCTACAATAGATTGATCAAAAACAGAATGCAACCCAAAAATTGACAATCCAATTATTGGAAGCATCCTAATTGCATATCCAAGATCCAGGAGAGAATTTATCATTATAATTCGGATTCAGTTTTATGCGACACCTAGACATCAGTTTGGTTACATGAGCATCGATATAAAAATTATATCAAAATTCCCCCTTAATCAGCTTCATGAAAATAATGGAAAACAGAAAATGTTAAATCAAAACCTGGTATTAATCAATTATGAATGATGATTTTGACACAAAAGACCTAGCCAAACAATAATTTCTTCAATTTCGATGTAATTAAGACCCTAATAATAAAAAAATTGTCATTTTATTAAAATATTTTGGTTTCAGGTATTGACAAATAATTAGAAAGGTGTTACTTTAATAACAGTTTGTTAGCACTCGCTTTTGGTGAGTGCTAACAAACTAAGGCCTGATTTATCTAAACGATGAAAGGATAAATATTCAGGAGTTTGATTTAGGTCCAAGTTTATAATGAAGGCTAATTAAAAGATGAGGTGCTGAACCTGGTGCAATCGAAAGGCAATATGGCACTCATCGTTAAAATGATGGCCCTTCTATGTAAAACAAGGGGAGCAAGACTACAATTTCATTAATATTATAAATCATAGCGATAATGATGTTTTTAGTAAATTTTCATTATTAGATGGAGGTAAGAGATGAGCAAGATAATTGGAATAGATTTAGGCACTACAAATTCATGTGTATCAGTCATGAGCGAAAGGGAGGCAACTGTTATCCAGAATTCTGAAGGCCAGAGAACAACACCCTCTATTGTTGCATATACTGATAAAGGCGAGAGACTGGTTGGGCAGGTAGCAAAGAATCAAATAATTACAAATCCTGAAAACACTATTCGTTCAATAAAAAGATTTATTGGACGAAATTATTCTGAAATCAATGAAGAAAGGGATATGGTTCAGTATAATATCATCAATGACGGAAAGGGGGGCGTAAAGATTAAGACATCACAGGGGGAATATGCTCCTCAGGAAATATCAGCAAGGATTTTGCAAAAGATGAAACAGACAGCAGAGGATTATCTAGGTGAAAAAGTGACAAGGGCTGTAATAACAGTTCCTGCCTATTTCAATGATGAGCAGAGGCAGGCCACAAAGGATGCCGGAAAGATAGCCGGTCTTGAAGTAGAAAGGATAATAAACGAACCAACTGCAGCAGCTCTGGCTTATGGGCTTGATAAAAATAAACAGAATCTAAAAATTGCTGTTTATGATTTAGGCGGCGGCACATTCGATATTTCAATCCTGGAACTCGGTGATGGTGTTTTTGAAGTGAAATCAACAAATGGCAATACACATCTTGGTGGAGATGATTTTGATAAAAAAATCATAGAATGGTTTATATCTGAATTCAAAAAAGAATCAGGTATTGATCTTTCCAATGATAAGATGGCGTTGCAACGCTTGAAAGAATCTGCGGAAAAGGCTAAAATAGAGCTTTCAAGTAAATTACAAACAGAGGTGAACATCCCATTCCTTACTGCTGACCAGAGCGGCCCGAAACATATGCTATTGCAGCTTACACGAGCAAAATTGGAGCAGCTTATTGAAGACCTTGTACAGAGGACAAAAGACCCCTGCATAAGGGCGCTTTCTGATTCCGGACTTTCAGCAAGTGATATTGATGAGGTTCTGCTTGTGGGTGGATCAACACGAATTCCGATCGTACAGGAACTCGTTAAAAATATTTTTGGCAGAGAACCGAGTAAGGGTGTAAATCCCGATGAGGTAGTTGCGCTTGGGGCCGCAATACAGGGCGGTGTTTTAGCAGGTGATGTTGATGATGTATTACTTCTTGATGTCACCCCACTCTCTCTTGGTGTTGAAACACTCGGAGGAGTTATGACAAAGCTTATTGAGAGGAATACAACCATACCTGTTACCAAAAGCGAGATATTCAGCACAGCAGCTGACAACCAGCCAGCTGTTTCAATACATGTGCTTCAGGGAGAGAGAGATATGGCAGTGCATAACAGAACCCTCGGCAGGTTCGAATTGGTTGGGATCAATCCAGCCCCTAGGGGCATGCCTCAGATAGAGGTATCATTTGACATTGATGCAAATGGGATTGTGCATGTGTCTGCCAAGGACCTTGGCACAGGCAAGGAGCAGAAGATTCGAATAGAATCCTCCAGCGGGCTCAACAAGGATGAAATCAACAGGATGATCCATGATGCTGAAACCCATTCGAAAGAGGACAAAACAGCAAGAGAGGTTGCTGAAGCGAAGAATGAGGCTGATAGCTTTATCTACTCGGCTGAGAAAATGATCAATGATAATAACAACATGGATATTTCAGTTAAAAGCGGTATAGAGAACAAAATAGCTGGCCTAAAGAATGCGCTAAGCACGGATGACATAAATGCTATAAGAGAGGCCAAAGATGGGTTAGAGGGAGCGCTTCGAGAATTTGCCGCTCAATCACAAAATTCTGTTAATGCTCAGGCTTCTGGAGATTATTCGGATGCGAACTCTAATGCTAATTCATGGCCAAAATCTGAAGATGGGACACCCTCTAACCAACAACAGGATAATGACAAAGTTTATGAGGCCGACTATGAGGTTATAGATGATGAGAAGAAAGCCAGTTAATGAATAAAAAAATTTTAATTCTACAAGAGAGCATCGAGGGATGTTATACATGTTCAATTCTAGCAGTTTGTATGGATTTGCAGTAATATGAATCTCTTTTTGTTTTCTATTGTGTATATTCAACAACAGGATGGCATGTGCCGTCCTGTTGTGTTTTAAAAAAATCATACCCTATTCGGCACATCGGCACAGGAACTTATCTGATTTCAGGCAACCTATCAACAAGTGGATGATATCTATCATAAATAACAAGTAACCGATCTTTTTCCCCGCTTTAATCTCAAATAAAAATAATTCTAAAACAAGTTGACAGCATTGATTATGGATTTTATTATTTTACTGTGTTTATCAAATAGTATTAATATAATTAGCATGAAAAAACTAACAAGAACAGCCCCTACAGTGAAGGTATTAATACTATCTATGAGATTTCAGCAACATCTTTCTATTGTGATTTCTCGTATAGGAATTTCGATATAGATTGTTTAATAATTCAGATATCTACTAATGCATAAGAATTCAAAACATAGAGATGGGATAGCCGCTCTCCTTGCTAAAAATAATTATCATCCAACGGTTGATGATCTGTATGAACGTGCAAGGAATGATTTCCCTAATATTAGTCTTGCCACAGTCTATAGAAATCTTGATCAATTACATCAAATGGGTAGGATTGCACGGATTGATGTGCCTGGTATGCCTGCTCGCTATGACGGAAATACAGATAAACACTATCATATATTATGTGAGAAATGCGGTCATATGCAAGACGTATGGATTGATCACAATTTAGAGGATCATGTTGATTTTGACTTAGCTATCCCAAATTATAATGTTGTAGGGTATAATATTAGTTTCACCGGTATCTGCAACAAATGCGGTGGGGGGAAATAATCCAATTATTTAATTAAACAGGGCAAGACCTGAAGTCACTAGAATCATAACTTCTTTCCTAAATAGAAATCGGGATAATAAGCAAATTTTACACTGACTGCATATCAATTATTCATGATGAATGCTATGAGCGCTTCACAATCATAGTGTTTATTGAAAGAGTGAAGGCAGTGATTGTACACCCATTAAAGTAGTCCATGGACGAACTATTTACAAACCACCTCATTATCCCCCCCAAAAAAAATGATCAAATGACTGTTCCAATAAAGCAAGTAAAACAGAATCAAATGATTAACTCTTCCTAAAATGCTGCGTTAAGGTAATTTTGAATCTATATTTTCATAAAAATTCCAGCCAGCAATTTTTTATTTCTATTGGATATGTTCACATTTCATAATAGGCAAAATGAGTGTCTGAAAGTGATTCTCCTGTGCTGGTAACAGTGAAGCAAAACAAAAGACTTTAACTATTATTGCCAGGGTGAATGTGTATGAATAACAGTCGTCAAATAGCTGATCTCCTTACTAAATCAGTTGGTATATTAGAATGATTGTAACAATTTACAATTTATCAAGCACAAAGTATCATTCATTAATAGACTTGGGGGTTCATGCTCGTTTTTTTATTGACACATAAAAAATCATGAAATAGATTTATGATGCGATTCAGGTACAGAAAGATATGCTGATTGAGGTTACTGAGAAGAGGGATCCCCCAAAAGCCAGATGTTTTGTGATAGCGCATAGGGGAGAGTAAGTTATGCATAAGGTATTTTTATTATTTCTTGCAATATATTGGTCTCTGGCCCTAACTGCGTGGGGATATGCTAACGATCGTTCCAGAGAAACCATCCGTCTCTCTCCAGCGGACCAGCTTATCCTTGAGCGTATTGATAAGCTCAATGAGCGGCTTACAACTGAGATGGGCAAAGTAAATGATCGGATCGATCTGATATGGGCTACAATGATTGGTGGTTTCCTGGGTGTAATGATCTTTGTTGGGGGCTTAGTATTCTGGGACAGGCGAACAACCCTTGCACCGGTTCACACAAGGATAGATGAATTGACCCACCGTGAGAAAGTCTTAGTGGACACTTTAAGGGAGTTTGCAAAGGATGAACCCAAATTAATGGAGCATTTGCGTATTTCTGGCCTATTGTGAAAATTCAGATTGCGGCACATGAATCGCCTGCTAAAATCCTGTTAAATTGGCAAAGCCAATGGCAGAGCGGATTCAGCTGGTTAAATCTCTTTAAGCGCTTCAAGGATCTTTATCTCTTTTCTGACAATCTCGCTCAAATGGCTGTTTTTAGCTATTACAAAGGGAGGTATGCCCTCTCTTACAGCAGTTTCTTTGCCAATCGTCTGAACCACTGATTTTACTTGATTAAATGATTGCCTTGATCTTTTTGGTTGAACTTCTTATTTAATAAACGTTTAAATTCCAAACTTTTAGATACAAAGTTAATTGATAACCCTACCTCTAAATCGTATGCCTCAAGATAATTAAGACCTTGCGCTAAATGAACATCTTATAGTTT
The window above is part of the Spirochaetota bacterium genome. Proteins encoded here:
- a CDS encoding transcriptional repressor, which encodes MHKNSKHRDGIAALLAKNNYHPTVDDLYERARNDFPNISLATVYRNLDQLHQMGRIARIDVPGMPARYDGNTDKHYHILCEKCGHMQDVWIDHNLEDHVDFDLAIPNYNVVGYNISFTGICNKCGGGK
- the dnaK gene encoding molecular chaperone DnaK, producing the protein MSKIIGIDLGTTNSCVSVMSEREATVIQNSEGQRTTPSIVAYTDKGERLVGQVAKNQIITNPENTIRSIKRFIGRNYSEINEERDMVQYNIINDGKGGVKIKTSQGEYAPQEISARILQKMKQTAEDYLGEKVTRAVITVPAYFNDEQRQATKDAGKIAGLEVERIINEPTAAALAYGLDKNKQNLKIAVYDLGGGTFDISILELGDGVFEVKSTNGNTHLGGDDFDKKIIEWFISEFKKESGIDLSNDKMALQRLKESAEKAKIELSSKLQTEVNIPFLTADQSGPKHMLLQLTRAKLEQLIEDLVQRTKDPCIRALSDSGLSASDIDEVLLVGGSTRIPIVQELVKNIFGREPSKGVNPDEVVALGAAIQGGVLAGDVDDVLLLDVTPLSLGVETLGGVMTKLIERNTTIPVTKSEIFSTAADNQPAVSIHVLQGERDMAVHNRTLGRFELVGINPAPRGMPQIEVSFDIDANGIVHVSAKDLGTGKEQKIRIESSSGLNKDEINRMIHDAETHSKEDKTAREVAEAKNEADSFIYSAEKMINDNNNMDISVKSGIENKIAGLKNALSTDDINAIREAKDGLEGALREFAAQSQNSVNAQASGDYSDANSNANSWPKSEDGTPSNQQQDNDKVYEADYEVIDDEKKAS